A portion of the uncultured Draconibacterium sp. genome contains these proteins:
- a CDS encoding outer membrane protein transport protein — protein MKHLNLKTMLVVMAGLLISFQTLATDGYFSVGYGTINKGLAGAGIAFYQGSLINGNPAGNVFLGTQYQLGVNFFNPNRKYTVTGNPSGMEGTFGLMPGTIESDSKLFLMPSVGANWMVSDNSSISAALFGNGGMNTDYPTATFYDPTSETTGVNLAQMFGNITYSQKLGEKHSIGVTGVLAYQYFEAKGLTAFGAFSSNPSALSGNGTDSGFGYGFKIGYLGQLADNFSIGVTYQSKVWMSEFDDYAGLFAEEGDFDIPSSWTLGFAWEMVEDFTVMADVKQIMFGDVNSIGNPMLPNLMTSPLGTEEGAGFGWENIFVYKLGLNYAGVDTWEFRAGLSIGENPISESEVMFNILAPGVIQNQIALGLSKEVGKSGNKFHLAMNYAMNSNVEGFNPMDPPSGQTIDIEMNQFELELGFSF, from the coding sequence ATGAAACACTTAAACTTAAAGACTATGCTGGTCGTTATGGCCGGATTGTTAATTTCTTTCCAAACCCTGGCAACCGATGGTTATTTTAGCGTTGGCTACGGCACAATTAACAAAGGATTAGCCGGTGCCGGAATTGCATTTTACCAGGGATCGTTAATTAACGGAAACCCTGCCGGAAACGTATTTTTAGGAACGCAATACCAGTTGGGCGTTAACTTTTTTAATCCAAACAGGAAATACACCGTTACCGGAAATCCATCGGGTATGGAAGGTACGTTTGGTTTAATGCCCGGAACCATTGAAAGCGACAGCAAATTATTCCTGATGCCTTCAGTCGGTGCCAACTGGATGGTAAGCGATAACTCTAGTATTTCTGCTGCCCTATTCGGAAACGGTGGGATGAATACAGATTATCCAACAGCTACGTTTTACGATCCAACTTCGGAAACCACCGGAGTTAACCTTGCGCAAATGTTTGGTAATATTACTTACTCGCAAAAACTGGGCGAAAAACATAGTATTGGTGTAACCGGAGTTTTGGCCTATCAGTATTTCGAAGCAAAAGGACTTACTGCTTTTGGTGCTTTTTCTTCTAATCCATCAGCTCTTTCAGGTAACGGAACCGACAGCGGATTCGGATACGGATTTAAAATTGGTTACCTCGGACAACTGGCCGACAATTTTAGTATTGGTGTTACCTACCAGTCAAAAGTTTGGATGAGCGAGTTCGACGATTATGCAGGATTGTTTGCAGAAGAAGGTGATTTCGATATTCCATCAAGCTGGACATTAGGTTTTGCATGGGAAATGGTTGAAGACTTTACTGTAATGGCCGACGTAAAACAAATTATGTTTGGCGATGTAAATTCGATTGGAAATCCGATGCTTCCTAACCTGATGACTTCGCCTCTTGGAACTGAAGAAGGTGCAGGTTTCGGATGGGAAAATATTTTTGTTTACAAACTTGGTTTAAATTATGCCGGTGTTGACACTTGGGAATTCCGTGCCGGACTTTCGATTGGCGAAAATCCAATTTCAGAATCAGAAGTGATGTTCAATATCTTGGCTCCGGGTGTAATTCAAAATCAAATTGCATTAGGTCTGTCAAAAGAAGTAGGAAAAAGTGGTAATAAATTCCACCTGGCAATGAATTATGCAATGAACAGCAATGTTGAAGGTTTTAATCCAATGGATCCTCCATCAGGACAAACCATCGACATTGAAATGAATCAGTTTGAATTAGAACTTGGATTCTCGTTCTAA